In Helianthus annuus cultivar XRQ/B chromosome 3, HanXRQr2.0-SUNRISE, whole genome shotgun sequence, a single window of DNA contains:
- the LOC110929944 gene encoding uncharacterized protein LOC110929944 yields the protein MVNETELEEGEARFDDNDAGFDPDTALSYIDKRLQHVLGHFQKDFEQEMSAELLGPKYGGYGSFLPVHKHPTAIPSHTNTLNSNKPSSPKTFHMEAAPAPLNPVALVDPVKPAALHHKDVCVDQNAPSVDDVASKDASLSRGETFLSKNETPAGGLVNPTGQRSLKVRIKVGSYKPAIKNDEIYSGLGLLTPSSSMSNNTDDSSDNDPPIESHDAPFDSPRSILRDMSSIFVPGSRLLSPLNESLLCLKNKVTPLFMGRQTSFSVVVDDSSSVREEVKQMEPESVDCKQGLTSDIKVKPSSDYITSETNRAAKKDVPLKIRETKKEMMKDQLFGNEFTSNESAESYEQKKVKKLSLDSRGVRLIVCENEPDVIKHETDRFEKKVGLRAINCEPQEAKSSNNMAKLPFERKNKLTGIHKKENLRSNLSGVTKDKKTALRDIVEVRNSYKDLFDTDNGAIKVENTPGNAIPADVAATQQIVVGPAAPPDNWVGCDRCEKWRLLPIGIEPHNLPDKWLCSMSTWLPGRNRCDIGEDETTRGVQELNLQFISQSQGILQCNDSMVNIRNSERKNSNIHSETMANKFEKSKSRPPEGASSSLIEASHSSMDALQLDRQKRKGDVRLKKLKSKTGSEQYETVTSIKIKTESEQLNFSNGSHRPTDRLVVSVKTRTENNILDKEVEIHAKKRKLKDWQESQPHANVSENSENRIKRKEKRLKTEVKESSDDICLNKGKTMKIKLPASKENSVDTNHVKNQQHRSKTTCKKDSESERFSLAANSSSSIVSGSCKRASLQERIESPAGAVLSSPISSFNVGKTISRKAHVRTEIPRKDIESSQSQRIGGKADLKHKEASKIRNSHNLEHTTNANGAIDKYERSNVQRVKIKASDPLTSQPNKMRRVEANLGDMGSPEMNPTVKRKSKKVSLGDISKIRDASDVEPKVEVQAFDYTGQNRSKVMKHPGVAANPNHTSLVTDCDNLSVTSFLKEFASSQSQTALTAFKRAEESKDHADRLKISGFDYECNNAYFDSALKFLCAASLLEACNADISKSKGVDTINVYTTSAKLFKICAEEYEKRKELVASTLAYKCMEVSCMRIVYCKNLLTRQDLQTSESPSSSASDVDNLNNQATMDKTVLSKSIAHHKNHLIVRNQANFTRLLDLASDVNLAMEASTKAQNAYKSASAVIEEAQNKEMTISVKRVVNFSFQDVKEFACLVQKAREAVAVNRQGNKRQ from the exons ATGGTGAATGAGACTGAGCTTGAAGAAGGAGAGGCTCGGTTTGACGATAATGATGCTGGTTTTGACCCTGATACAGCTCTCTCTTACATT GACAAGAGACTTCAACATGTGTTGGGTCATTTTCAGAAAGATTTTGAGCAAGAGATGTCTGCAGAACTATTGG GGCCCAAATATGGTGGGTACGGATCCTTTTTACCCGTACATAAGCATCCTACCGCTATACCTTCCCATACGAACACTTTGAATTCCAACAAACCGAGTTCACCTAAAACTTTTCATATGGAG GCTGCTCCTGCCCCCCTAAATCCAGTCGCACTAGTAGACCCTGTTAAACCAGCTGCATTGCACCATAAAGATGTATGTGTTGATCAAAATGCTCCATCTGTTGATGACGTGGCGAGCAAAGATGCATCTTTATCGCGTGGTGAAACATTTCTATCGAAAAATGAAACCCCTGCTGGTGGTTTGGTAAATCCAACTGGACAAAGGTCACTAAAGGTACGGATTAAGGTCGGTTCATATAAGCCTGCCATTAAAAACGATGAAATTTATAGTGGTCTTGGACTTCTTACTCCATCTTCCTCAATGAGCAACAATACCGATGATAGTAGTGACAATGACCCTCCGATTGAATCCCATGACGCCCCTTTCGATTCTCCGCGTAGCATACTACGT GATATGAGCTCTATATTTGTCCCCGGAAGCCGGCTGCTCTCACCGTTAAACGAGAGTTTACTTTGCTTAAAGAATAAGGTTACGCCTTTGTTCATGGGGAGACAAACGAGTTTTTCCGTTGTTGTTGATGATTCATCATCTGTTCGTGAAGAAGTAAAGCAGATGGAACCAGAATCTGTTGACTGTAAACAGGGGTTGACCAGTGATATTAAAGTCAAACCATCATCTGATTATATAACATCTGAAACAAATCGAGCAGCTAAGAAAGATGTACCTCTGAAGATCAGAGAAACCAAAAAGGAAATGATGAAAGACCAATTGTTTGGCAATGAGTTTACAAGCAACGAGTCTGCTGAAAGCTATGAGCAGAAAAAGGTCAAAAAGCTTTCGCTTGATTCAAGGGGAGTTAGACTGATCGTTTGTGAAAACGAACCCGATGTTATTAAACATGAGACCGATCGTTTTGAAAAGAAAGTTGGTCTTAGAGCTATCAATTGTGAACCACAAGAAGCAAAATCATCTAACAATATGGCAAAACTGCCATTTGAAAGAAAAAATAAGTTGACAGGCATTCACAAAAAGGAAAACTTGAGGTCTAATCTCTCTGGAGTAACGAAAGACAAGAAAACCGCTTTAAGAGATATTGTAGAGGTACGTAATAGCTATAAAGATTTATTTGACACTGACAATGGAGCAATAAAAGTGGAAAATACTCCGGGAAATGCAATTCCTGCTGACGTGGCGGCCACTCAGCAAATAGTAGTGGGCCCTGCTGCCCCTCCTGATAATTGGGTAGGGTGTGATCGTTGCGAGAAGTGGCGCCTCTTGCCAATTGGTATCGAGCCACATAATCTGCCTGATAAATGGCTCTGTAGCATGTCAACATGGCT GCCTGGAAGGAATCGTTGTGATATTGGTGAGGATGAAACTACAAGGGGGGTTCAGGAATTGAACCTTCAGTTTATCTCTCAGAGTCAAGGCATCCTTCAATGTAACGATAGTATGGTTAATATCAGGAATTCTGAACGTAAAAACTCAAATATTCATTCTGAGACCATGGCTAATAAATTTGAAAAGAGCAAGTCTCGACCACCCGAAGGTGCGAGCTCCAGTTTGATTGAAGCTTCACATTCATCAATGGATGCTCTGCAGCTTGATAGACAGAAAAGAAAAG GTGATGTGAGACTTAAAAAACTGAAAAGCAAGACAGGGTCTGAGCAGTACGAGACTGTAACTTCAATAAAGATCAAGACTGAAAGTGAGCAGCTAAACTTTAGCAATGGAAGTCATCGGCCCACAGATAGATTGGTAGTTTCAGTCAAAACACGGACTGAAAATAATATATTGGATAAAGAGGTGGAAATTCATGCGAAGAAGAGGAAATTGAAAGACTGGCAAGAAAGTCAACCTCATGCAAACGTATCGGAAAATAGCGAAAATAGAATAAAAAGGAAAGAGAAGAGGTTAAAGACGGAGGTAAAGGAGTCTAGTGACGACATATGTTTAAATAAAGGAAAAACAATGAAAATAAAATTACCGGCTAGTAAAGAGAATTCAGTTGACACAAATCATGTGAAAAATCAGCAGCATAGAAGTAAAACTACTTGTAAAAAGGATTCGGAATCCGAGCGGTTTTCGCTTGCTGCAAATTCAAGTTCTTCAATAGTTTCCGGTTCTTGCAAAAGGGCCAGCTTGCAAGAACGAATAGAGTCACCAGCAGGGGCAGTTTTGTCATCTCCTATTAGTTCTTTTAATGTTGGAAAAACTATTTCAAGAAAAGCTCATGTTAGGACTGAAATTCCAAGAAAGGACATTGAATCAAGCCAAAGTCAAAGAATTGGTGGCAAAGCGGACTTAAAGCATAAAGAAGCCTCAAAGATTAGAAATAGTCATAATCTTGAACATACAACAAATGCTAATGGTGCTATAGACAAATATGAAAGATCTAATGTCCAAAGAGTAAAGATTAAAGCGTCCGATCCGTTGACAAGTCAACCTAATAAAATGAGAAGGGTTGAAGCAAACTTGGGTGATATGGGCAGCCCCGAAATGAACCCGACTGTAAAAAGAAAATCTAAAAAGGTTTCTTTGGGTGATATATCAAAGATAAGGGATGCAAGTGATGTAGAGCCAAAAGTTGAGGTTCAAGCATTTGATTATACCGGTCAAAATCGGTCGAAGGTTATGAAACATCCTGGAGTTGCTGCTAATCCAAATCATACAAGTCTTGTGACTGATTGCGATAATCTCAGTGTTACAAGCTTCTTGAAGGAGTTTGCATCTAGTCAAAGTCAAACTGCTTTGACTGCTTTCAAAAGAGCCGAGGAGTCAAAAGACCATGCTGACCGTTTAAAG ATTTCTGGATTTGATTATGAGTGTAACAATGCGTACTTTGACTCTGCTTTGAAGTTTCTTTGTGCTGCTTCTCTTCTCGAGGCCTGCAATGCCGACATCAGCAAATCAAAAGGAGTGGATACAATCAATGTCTACACCACTTCCGCCAAACTTTTCAA AATCTGTGCTGAAGAATATGAGAAACGAAAAGAACTGGTTGCGTCGACACTGGCCTATAAATGCATGGAAGTTTCATGCATGAGGATAGTCTATTGCAAGAATTTGCTGACAAGACAAGACTTACAAACAA GTGAGTCACCGTCATCTTCCGCATCTGACGTTGATAACTTAAACAATCAAGCAACAATGGATAAAACCGTGTTGTCTAAAAGCATCGCACATCATAAAAACCATCTAATTGTTAGAAATCAGGCTAACTTTACGAGGCTGCTTGATCTT GCAAGTGATGTAAATCttgcaatggaagcttctacgaAAGCACAGAACGCTTACAAATCTGCTAGTGCGGTTATAGAAGAAGCTCAGAACAAAGAGATGACAATTTCAGTCAAACGGGTTGTCAACTTCAGTTTTCAAGATGTGAAAGAATTTGCATGTTTGGTACAAAAGGCACGCGAGGCTGTGGCTGTAAATCGTCAAGGCAACAAGAGGCAGTGA